From Antennarius striatus isolate MH-2024 chromosome 9, ASM4005453v1, whole genome shotgun sequence, one genomic window encodes:
- the LOC137601982 gene encoding potassium-transporting ATPase alpha chain 1, with product MSKKEAYNMFEMDGEMDKKKKKKLKKKEKLEGMKREMDIDDHEITIEELEMRYNSSVTKGLTTTFARQILERDGANELKPPKGTPEYVKFARQLAGGLQCLMWVAAVICFIAFGIEIGRGNLTGFDNLYLAITLIAVVVVTGCFGYYQEFKSTNIIASFKNLVPQQAVVIRDGQKNQINASELVVGDLVEIKGGDRVPADIRIISGQGCKVDNSSLTGESEPQSRTPECTHENPLETRNIAFFSTTCLEGVATGMIINTGDRTIIGRIATLASGVGNEKTPIAIEIEHFVDIIAGLAIFFGFTFFVVAMFIGYAFLEAMIFFMAIVVAYVPEGLLATVTVCLSLTAKRLARKNCVVKNLEAVETLGSTSVICSDKTGTLTQNRMTVAHLWFDNQIHAADTTEDQSGQSFDQSSETWRSLGRVASLCNRATFRPDQEGIPIPRRIVVGDASETALLKFTELTIGNIAEYRNRFKKVVEVPFNSTNKFQLSIHELEDPLDLRYLLVMKGAPERILERCSTILIKGQELPLDEQWRDAFQTAYMDLGGLGERVLGFCHIYLNEKEFPRGYRFDTDEMNFTTSGLCFAGLISMIDPPRATVPDAVMKCRTAGIRVIMVTGDHPITAKAIAANVGIISEGSETVEDIAQRKRIPVEQVNKRDARACVISGGQLKEMSSDDLDEALRNHPEMVFARTSPQQKLIIVESCQRLGSIVAVTGDGVNDSPALKKADIGVAMGIAGSDAAKNAADMILLDDNFASIVTGVEQGRLIFDNLKKSIAYTLTKNIPELTPYLIYITVSVPLPLGCITILFIELATDIFPSVSLAYEKAESDIMHLKPRNPRRHRLVNEALAVYSYFQIGAIQSFAGFTDYFTAMAQEGWFPLLCVGLRSQWENVHLQDLQDSYGQEWTFSQRLYQEYTCYTVFFVSIEICQISDVLIRKTRRLSVFQQGFFRNRVLVTAIVFQLCLGNLLCYCPGMPNIFNFMPIRVQWWFVPVPYGILIFVYDEIRKLGVRRNPGSWWDQELYY from the exons GAAGCGTACAATATGTTTGAGATGGATGGAGAAAtggacaagaagaaaaagaagaagttgaagaagaaagagaaactgGAGGGTATGAAGAGAGAAATGGATATA GATGACCATGAGATTACAATTGAGGAACTGGAGATGAGGTACAACAGTAGTGTTACTAAG GGCTTGACCACTACCTTTGCTCGTCAGATTTTAGAGAGAGATGGTGCCAACGAACTGAAGCCTCCTAAAGGAACCCCAGAGTATGTAAAGTTTGCCAGGCAGCTTGCTGGAGGGCTGCAATGTTTGATGTGGGTCGCTGCTGTCATCTGCTTCATCGCCTTTGGAATTGAAATAGGGAGAGGGAACCTCACCGGCTTTGATAAT CTGTACTTGGCCATTACTCTAATTGCTGTTGTGGTTGTAACTGGTTGCTTCGGTTACTACCAAGAGTTCAAGAGTACCAACATCATTGCTAGCTTCAAGAATCTAGTACCACAG caaGCCGTTGTGATCCGTGATGGACAGAAAAATCAGATAAATGCCTCAGAACTGGTTGTGGGGGATTTGGTGGAGATCAAGGGAGGAGACAGAGTCCCTGCTGACATCCGCATCATCAGCGGTCAGGGCTGCAAg GTGGACAACTCTTCCTTGACAGGGGAATCTGAACCTCAAAGCAGAACCCCAGAATGCACTCATGAGAATCCACTGGAGACCAGAAACATTGCATTCTTCTCCACAACCTGTTTGGAAG gTGTTGCTACAGGTATGATCATCAACACAGGTGATCGAACAATCATCGGTAGGATTGCCACCTTGGCAAGTGGTGTCGGCAACGAGAAAACACCCATTGCTATCGAGATTGAGCATTTTGTTGACATCATTGCTGGTCTTGCAATCTTTTTTGGCTTTACCTTCTTTGTGGTTGCCATGTTCATCGGATACGCCTTCTTGGAGGCTATGATCTTCTTCATGGCTATCGTGGTTGCTTATGTACCAGAGGGGTTACTTGCTACAGTTACT GTATGTCTGTCTCTCACTGCTAAACGACTTGCGAGGAAGAACTGTGTTGTGAAGAATCTGGAAGCTGTGGAGACTTTGG GCTCCACGTCAGTAATTTGTTCTGATAAGACTGGTACCCTGACCCAGAACAGAATGACTGTTGCTCACCTTTGGTTTGATAACCAGATCCATGCTGCTGATACCACTGAAGATCAGTCAG GCCAGAGCTTTGACCAGTCATCAGAAACATGGCGTTCATTGGGAAGAGTTGCTTCACTGTGTAACAGAGCTACATTCAGACCAGATCAGGAAGGCATACCTATTCCCAGG AGGATAGTTGTGGGAGATGCATCGGAAACAGCTCTGCTGAAGTTCACCGAGCTCACTATAGGAAACATCGCAGAGTATCGTAACCGCTTCAAGAAAGTGGTGGAGGTGCCTTTCAACTCCACAAACAAGTTCCAG CTGTCCATACATGAGCTGGAGGATCCTCTGGACCTACGTTATTTGTTGGTGATGAAAGGAGCACCTGAGCGCATCTTAGAGCGCTGCTCCACCATCCTAATAAAAGGCCAGGAGCTGCCTCTGGATGAGCAGTGGAGGGATGCCTTTCAAACAGCTTATATGGATCTAGGAGGGCTGGGAGAGAGAGTACTGG GTTTCTGTCATATCTATCTGAATGAGAAAGAGTTTCCTCGTGGTTATCGTTTTGACACAGACGAGATGAATTTCACCACGTCAGGATTGTGCTTTGCTGGTCTCATCTCAATGATTGACCCCCCAAGAGCCACTGTGCCTGATGCAGTGATGAAATGCCGTACCGCTGGAATCAGG GTTATTATGGTGACTGGGGATCATCCAATCACTGCAAAGGCGATAGCTGCTAATGTTGGTATCATCTCAGAGGGCAGTGAAACAGTGGAAGATATTGCACAAAGGAAGCGCATACCTGTTGAACAAGTCAACAAGAG GGATGCCCGTGCTTGTGTCATCAGTGGCGGTCAGCTGAAAGAGATGAGTTCTGACGACCTAGATGAGGCACTGCGAAACCATCCTGAGATGGTGTTTGCGAGAACATCCCCTCAGCAGAAACTAATCATCGTGGAGAGTTGTCAACGTCTG GGCTCTATCGTCGCGGTAACAGGTGATGGTGTGAATGACTCTCCAGCTCTTAAGAAGGCTGACATTGGTGTGGCCATGGGGATCGCTGGATCAGATGCCGCAAAGAATGCTGCAGACATGATCCTGTTGGACGACAACTTTGCTTCTATCGTCACTGGAGTGGAGCAGG GCCGTCTTATCTTTGACAATCTGAAGAAGTCTATTGCCTACACATTAACCAAGAACATCCCAGAGCTGACCCCATACCTGATCTACATCACTGTCAGTGTGCCTCTTCCTCTGGGCTGCATCACCATCCTCTTCATTGAGCTGGCCACTGACATT TTCCCCTCCGTGTCTCTGGCTTATGAGAAAGCAGAGAGTGACATTATGCATTTGAAGCCCAGAAACCCACGTCGTCATCGTTTGGTAAACGAAGCTCTGGCTGTGTACTCATATTTCCAGATAG gAGCAATTCAGTCTTTTGCAGGATTCACAGATTATTTTACAGCCATGGCCCAGGAGGGCTGGTTTCCACTCTTGTGTGTTGGCCTGCGTTCTCAGTGGGAGAATGTTCATCTTCAAGATTTACAGGATAGCTATGGACAGGAATGG ACCTTCAGTCAGAGATTGTATCAGGAGTACACGTGctatactgttttttttgtcagtataGAGATCTGTCAGATCTCAGATGTGCTGATCAGGAAGACCCGACGACTCTCCGTTTTCCAGCAAGGATTCTTTAG GAACCGTGTCCTGGTTACTGCCATTGTCTTCCAGCTCTGTCTGGGTAATCTGCTTTGTTATTGTCCTGGAATGCCCAATATCTTCAATTTCATGCCCATCAG GGTCCAGTGGTGGTTTGTTCCTGTTCCATATGGTATATTAATTTTCGTTTATGATGAGATCAGGAAACTAGGAGTGAGACGAAATCCTGGAA GTTGGTGGGATCAGGAGTTATATTACTGA